A portion of the Chromobacterium sp. IIBBL 290-4 genome contains these proteins:
- the pdxH gene encoding pyridoxamine 5'-phosphate oxidase, which produces MSLNLADIRLEYSKKELSPEECLPDAVSQFEIWLNEAIAAQVHEPTAMNLASVGEDGRPASRIVLLKGVEAGQLLFYTNYQSRKGQALEANPFVALTFFWPELERQVRVEGKAVRVAPDVSDAYFASRPYTSRLGAWASEQSSEISSKAVLVTRAAMFGARHPINVPRPPHWGGFAVAPDRIEFWQGRPSRLHDRVLYLLQPDGSWRKSRLAP; this is translated from the coding sequence ATGTCATTGAATCTTGCCGATATCCGTCTTGAGTACTCCAAGAAGGAATTGTCTCCGGAAGAGTGTTTGCCGGACGCCGTGTCGCAGTTTGAAATCTGGCTGAACGAAGCGATCGCCGCGCAGGTGCATGAACCCACCGCGATGAATCTGGCCTCGGTTGGCGAAGATGGCCGGCCTGCCTCCCGCATCGTCTTGCTCAAAGGCGTGGAAGCGGGACAGTTGCTGTTCTACACCAATTATCAAAGCCGCAAGGGCCAAGCGTTGGAGGCGAATCCCTTTGTCGCCTTGACCTTTTTCTGGCCGGAGCTGGAGCGGCAAGTACGGGTGGAAGGCAAGGCCGTGCGCGTGGCGCCGGATGTGTCCGACGCCTATTTCGCCAGCCGCCCGTATACCAGTCGGCTGGGCGCCTGGGCCAGCGAGCAGAGCAGTGAAATCTCCTCCAAGGCGGTGCTGGTGACCCGCGCGGCGATGTTTGGCGCCCGCCATCCGATCAATGTGCCGCGTCCGCCGCATTGGGGTGGTTTCGCCGTGGCGCCAGACCGGATCGAATTCTGGCAAGGCAGGCCTAGCCGATTGCATGACAGAGTGCTGTATCTGTTGCAGCCGGATGGCTCATGGCGGAAGTCCAGGCTGGCTCCGTGA
- a CDS encoding LysR family transcriptional regulator, with protein MMELDELRIFQAVLHEGGVTRAAQRLNRVQSNVTTRLKQLEEKLGVALFLREGKRMIATDAASVLNDYAEKMLSLEEEARQALADSTPRGRLRLGAMESTAAVRLAPALAEYHSRFPAVQLELKTGVTADLTQAVLDGALDAALVSGSVDDARLAQCQVYEEEIVLVAAAGLREVTPAMLADATLLTFGSGCAYRQRLEQWLREQGLQARRVIELFSYHAMLGCVACGMGVALLPRSLLASMPQTAGQVSVHSLPESLRYAQTMLIHRSHRRQPALDAMRMLLLGEDGRES; from the coding sequence ATGATGGAACTGGACGAGCTGCGAATTTTCCAAGCCGTGCTGCACGAAGGCGGCGTGACGCGCGCCGCGCAGCGGCTGAATCGGGTGCAATCCAATGTCACCACCCGGCTCAAGCAATTGGAAGAAAAGCTGGGCGTGGCCTTATTCCTGCGCGAAGGCAAGCGCATGATCGCCACCGATGCCGCCAGCGTGCTCAATGACTATGCGGAGAAAATGCTGTCGCTGGAGGAAGAAGCGCGGCAGGCGCTGGCGGATAGCACGCCGCGAGGCCGTTTGCGCTTGGGGGCGATGGAAAGCACGGCCGCTGTCCGTCTGGCGCCGGCGCTAGCCGAGTATCACAGCCGCTTTCCCGCTGTGCAGCTGGAGTTGAAAACCGGCGTGACGGCCGATCTCACCCAGGCGGTATTGGATGGCGCGCTGGACGCGGCGCTGGTCAGCGGCAGCGTAGACGATGCCCGGCTGGCGCAATGCCAGGTGTACGAGGAGGAGATTGTGCTGGTGGCCGCCGCCGGTTTGCGGGAGGTGACGCCGGCCATGCTGGCCGACGCCACCTTGCTGACCTTCGGCAGCGGCTGCGCCTATCGCCAGCGCCTGGAGCAATGGCTGCGGGAACAAGGTTTGCAAGCGCGGCGGGTCATCGAACTGTTTTCCTACCATGCCATGCTGGGTTGCGTCGCCTGCGGCATGGGGGTGGCGCTGCTGCCGCGGAGCTTGCTGGCGTCGATGCCGCAGACGGCAGGCCAGGTGTCGGTGCATTCGCTGCCCGAGTCATTGCGTTACGCGCAAACCATGTTGATCCATCGCAGCCATCGGCGCCAGCCCGCGCTGGATGCGATGCGGATGTTGCTGCTGGGGGAGGACGGCAGAGAGAGTTGA
- a CDS encoding DMT family transporter: MSTPTLRQGYLAAFGAVAIWTGFNIVSRLAGKGALAGTDVLALRVGTAALILLFVGGLPAGSLRDARIWLLTVLGGLGVSIFAYCGFKYAPAAHGGLLLPGLQPFLAAVFAWLFTGETMQRHKLPAYALIALGLLISAIPMFGDGGGHTLPGDLMLLLSSLSWASFGVLARRWGFQAWPLTRAITIMAALLYLPIYILFLPKHLADASWGALAFQALYQGVGAAICAMLLYLRASAILGTVRVSALFALIPILAGLLAVPILGEPLTGYLAAGLVCVSLGAWLAARGNATAAKPALRVNAAAQTH, encoded by the coding sequence ATGTCCACACCCACACTGCGCCAGGGCTATCTGGCGGCATTCGGCGCCGTCGCCATCTGGACCGGCTTCAATATCGTTTCCCGCCTCGCCGGCAAAGGCGCGCTGGCCGGAACGGACGTGCTGGCGCTGCGCGTCGGCACTGCCGCGCTGATTCTGCTATTCGTTGGCGGGCTGCCCGCGGGTTCGCTGCGCGATGCCAGGATTTGGCTGCTGACCGTGTTAGGCGGTCTGGGCGTCAGCATCTTCGCCTATTGCGGCTTCAAATACGCGCCGGCGGCCCATGGCGGCCTGCTGCTGCCGGGCTTGCAACCGTTTTTAGCGGCGGTGTTCGCCTGGCTGTTCACCGGCGAAACCATGCAACGGCATAAGCTTCCGGCTTACGCGCTGATAGCGCTCGGGCTGCTCATCAGCGCCATTCCCATGTTCGGCGACGGCGGCGGCCATACCCTGCCCGGCGACCTGATGTTGCTGCTGTCCTCGCTGAGCTGGGCCAGCTTCGGCGTGCTGGCGCGACGCTGGGGTTTCCAGGCCTGGCCGCTGACGCGCGCCATCACCATCATGGCCGCCTTGCTCTATTTGCCGATCTACATCTTGTTCTTGCCCAAGCATCTGGCGGACGCCTCTTGGGGCGCGCTGGCGTTTCAAGCCTTGTATCAGGGCGTCGGCGCGGCCATCTGCGCCATGCTGCTGTATCTGCGCGCCAGCGCCATCCTGGGCACGGTTCGCGTCAGCGCCTTGTTCGCCCTGATTCCCATCCTGGCCGGCTTGCTGGCGGTGCCGATTCTGGGCGAACCCTTGACCGGCTACCTGGCGGCGGGGCTGGTTTGCGTCAGCCTGGGGGCCTGGCTGGCGGCGCGAGGAAACGCGACAGCGGCGAAACCGGCGCTTCGCGTCAACGCGGCCGCCCAAACACACTAA
- a CDS encoding DEAD/DEAH box helicase translates to MNTQASSRLVWRLKLAGSGAQLRPLLQSAGPEGWGRGRACSLTSLLNEERAAVAEHDLPVLRRLLALLEQNDGDAGLIDAMPLLPVLIGHPLLFDADAPARRIRVEAGAPALEMERVGAELRLKLLPEGLASCGGLLWQRPQPERVLVFQLTDELKALADLVGNGLAVPWQARQRVLEAIRDVAPGLPLVDASPQFDPEQASEPADATLYALLTRQPEGLRLQLKVKPHPAAAWSAPGRGAAGLVLDVDGEYRQFARDLAEEARRLRALREACPAIGRGQRDGDGWLFADQHSALSLLSQLQAAGEDSVVCLWPQGDKIRLAAAEGMPQLRLKVKRRGGWLQAEGELELDDGRILTLRHLLAALANQKGKYLQLSDGDWLALSGSLQQRLGELARMVDHAGPDGLAISPLAGPRLQALGEEVGQFDGDAGWQQQAARWREATAFEPQVPPNLHATLRPYQQQGYAWMARLAHWGVGACLADDMGLGKTVQTLSLLLTRAHLGPQLAVAPTSVALNWLAEAARFAPSLRLRAYHQQRRLDDVGPGDLVIVSYGLLQREADAFGEVHWASVVLDEAQAIKNPQSQRAQVAQSLRADFRLAASGTPVENHLGELWSLFRFIAPGLLGNLAQFEQRYAQPIADGDETARAQLKALIQPYLLRRTKREVLTELPPKTETTRLIELSEQERHVYEAMRQEALARVAEADPAAGGQTMQALAELTRLRRFCCHPKLVQPDSALPASKLAAFADICEELLDNGHKALVFSQFVDHLALVAEHLKQQGVRFHYLDGSTQTKQRKASMDAFQAGDGDLFLISLKAGGTGLNLTAADYVIHLDPWWNPAVEDQASDRAYRMGQQRPVTVYRLVAAGTIEEKIVDLHRDKRALADSLLAGGDASARLDGEALLALLRGTAI, encoded by the coding sequence ATGAATACCCAAGCTTCTTCCCGCCTGGTCTGGCGGCTCAAACTCGCCGGCTCCGGCGCCCAGCTGCGGCCCTTGCTGCAATCCGCCGGCCCCGAAGGCTGGGGGCGCGGCCGCGCCTGTTCCTTGACCTCTCTATTGAATGAGGAACGGGCGGCGGTGGCCGAACACGACTTGCCGGTGTTGCGTCGCCTGCTCGCCTTGCTGGAGCAAAACGATGGCGACGCGGGCCTGATCGACGCCATGCCCTTGCTGCCGGTCTTGATCGGCCATCCGTTGTTGTTTGACGCGGACGCGCCGGCGCGGCGGATTCGGGTGGAGGCGGGCGCGCCGGCGTTGGAGATGGAGCGTGTCGGCGCGGAGTTGCGGCTGAAGCTGCTGCCGGAGGGGCTGGCCAGCTGCGGCGGCTTGCTGTGGCAGCGGCCGCAGCCGGAACGGGTATTGGTTTTCCAACTGACCGATGAGTTGAAGGCGCTGGCCGACCTGGTGGGCAATGGCCTGGCTGTGCCCTGGCAAGCCAGGCAGCGGGTGCTGGAGGCGATACGCGATGTCGCGCCGGGCTTGCCCTTGGTGGATGCCAGCCCGCAATTCGATCCGGAGCAGGCCAGCGAGCCGGCCGATGCCACGCTGTACGCTCTGCTGACCCGCCAGCCGGAAGGCTTGCGGCTGCAGCTCAAGGTCAAGCCGCACCCGGCTGCCGCCTGGAGCGCGCCGGGGCGCGGCGCGGCTGGACTGGTGCTGGATGTCGATGGCGAATACCGCCAGTTCGCCCGCGATCTTGCGGAAGAGGCGCGCCGTCTGCGCGCCTTGCGCGAAGCCTGCCCGGCGATAGGGCGCGGCCAGCGCGACGGCGACGGCTGGCTGTTCGCCGATCAGCATTCGGCGCTGTCCTTGTTGTCGCAATTGCAGGCGGCGGGCGAGGATAGCGTGGTCTGCCTGTGGCCGCAGGGCGACAAAATCCGCCTGGCCGCCGCCGAGGGCATGCCGCAATTGCGGCTGAAGGTGAAGCGGCGCGGCGGCTGGCTGCAGGCCGAGGGCGAGCTGGAGCTAGACGACGGCCGCATCCTGACCCTGCGCCATCTGCTGGCCGCGCTGGCCAACCAGAAGGGCAAGTATCTGCAGCTGTCCGACGGCGACTGGCTGGCTTTGTCCGGCAGCCTGCAGCAGCGGCTGGGCGAGTTGGCCCGCATGGTGGACCACGCCGGACCGGACGGGCTGGCGATCAGCCCCTTGGCTGGCCCGCGCTTGCAGGCGCTGGGCGAGGAGGTGGGGCAATTCGACGGCGACGCAGGCTGGCAACAGCAAGCGGCGCGCTGGCGCGAGGCGACGGCCTTCGAGCCGCAAGTGCCGCCCAATCTTCACGCCACCTTGCGTCCGTATCAGCAGCAAGGCTACGCCTGGATGGCGCGGCTGGCGCATTGGGGCGTCGGCGCCTGCCTGGCCGACGACATGGGCCTGGGCAAGACGGTGCAGACGCTGTCGCTGCTGCTGACCCGAGCCCACCTGGGCCCGCAGCTGGCGGTGGCGCCGACCTCGGTGGCGCTGAACTGGCTGGCCGAGGCCGCTCGCTTCGCGCCCAGCCTGCGCCTGCGCGCCTATCACCAGCAGCGCCGCTTGGATGATGTCGGACCGGGAGACTTGGTGATCGTCAGCTACGGCCTGCTGCAGCGCGAGGCCGATGCTTTTGGCGAGGTGCATTGGGCGTCCGTGGTGCTGGACGAGGCGCAGGCGATCAAGAACCCGCAGAGCCAGCGCGCCCAGGTGGCGCAAAGCCTGCGCGCCGATTTCCGCCTGGCCGCCAGCGGCACGCCGGTGGAAAACCATCTGGGCGAGCTGTGGAGCTTGTTCCGCTTCATCGCGCCGGGTCTGCTGGGCAATCTGGCGCAGTTCGAACAGCGCTACGCCCAGCCGATCGCCGATGGCGACGAAACCGCGCGCGCGCAGTTGAAGGCGCTGATCCAGCCTTATCTGTTGCGGCGAACCAAGCGCGAGGTGCTGACCGAGCTGCCGCCCAAAACCGAGACCACGCGCTTGATCGAATTGTCCGAGCAGGAACGCCATGTCTATGAGGCGATGCGGCAGGAAGCGCTGGCGCGAGTGGCCGAGGCCGACCCGGCCGCCGGCGGCCAGACCATGCAGGCGCTGGCCGAGTTGACCCGGCTGCGCCGCTTCTGTTGCCATCCCAAGCTGGTGCAGCCCGACAGCGCGCTGCCGGCCAGCAAGCTGGCGGCCTTCGCCGACATCTGCGAGGAGCTGCTGGACAACGGCCACAAGGCGCTGGTGTTCAGCCAGTTTGTCGATCACCTGGCGCTGGTGGCCGAGCATCTGAAGCAGCAGGGCGTCCGCTTCCATTATCTGGACGGATCGACGCAGACCAAGCAGCGCAAGGCCAGCATGGACGCCTTCCAGGCCGGCGACGGCGATCTGTTCCTGATTAGCCTGAAGGCTGGCGGCACCGGGCTGAACCTCACCGCCGCCGACTACGTGATCCACCTGGACCCGTGGTGGAACCCGGCGGTGGAGGACCAAGCCTCCGACCGCGCCTACCGCATGGGCCAGCAGCGGCCGGTGACGGTGTACCGGCTGGTGGCGGCCGGCACCATTGAGGAAAAAATCGTCGATCTGCACCGCGACAAGCGGGCATTGGCCGACAGCCTGCTGGCCGGCGGCGACGCCAGCGCGCGGCTGGACGGCGAGGCTTTGTTGGCGCTGTTGCGCGGCACGGCCATTTGA
- a CDS encoding MgtC/SapB family protein has translation MRYPDWLPPEATQITLALFLSFLIGLEREERQAGDHYAFGGVRTYPLIALIGYGIAVLSDGQLLPVALGFAVIAAFLLLSYWHKLGASGYSGVTTEMSGLATYLIGVLVCHQLYWLATTLTVASLLLLEFKTRLEGLARRIDPADILTLTQFLLLAAVILPLLPDEAAGRFAINPFKTWLVVVAVSAVSYGSYLLQRLRQGKRGLLLSALAGGAYSSTVTTFVLARRSVDAASPRLYSGAILMASGMMYLRLMAFLALFNPALLSRLWQPFSLLAALALLGGAGWARSGQADTARPDAAHPPKNPLEIGAALMFALLFIAMLAATRLAAQYLGSAGVYALAAVMGVSDVDPFIMSITQSTPQLTPLSQAAAAILIATSANNLAKGVYALSLGSRAAGRQSLALLLALAALGLSALLWG, from the coding sequence ATGCGCTACCCGGACTGGCTGCCGCCCGAAGCGACGCAAATCACGCTGGCGCTGTTTCTATCGTTTCTGATCGGCCTGGAGCGGGAGGAGCGCCAGGCCGGCGATCACTACGCCTTCGGCGGCGTGCGCACTTATCCGCTGATCGCGTTGATAGGCTATGGCATCGCCGTGCTGTCCGACGGCCAGCTGCTGCCGGTGGCGCTGGGCTTTGCCGTGATCGCCGCCTTTCTGCTGCTGTCTTACTGGCACAAGCTGGGCGCGTCCGGCTATTCCGGCGTCACCACCGAAATGTCCGGCCTCGCCACCTATCTGATAGGCGTGCTGGTCTGCCACCAGCTCTACTGGCTGGCCACCACGCTGACCGTGGCCAGCCTGCTGCTGCTGGAGTTCAAGACCCGGCTGGAAGGGCTGGCCCGCCGCATCGACCCCGCCGACATCCTCACCCTGACCCAGTTTCTGCTGCTGGCCGCGGTGATTTTGCCGCTGCTGCCCGACGAAGCGGCGGGCCGCTTCGCCATCAACCCGTTCAAAACCTGGCTGGTGGTGGTGGCGGTCAGCGCCGTGTCCTACGGCAGCTATCTGCTGCAAAGGCTGCGCCAGGGCAAGCGCGGGCTGTTGTTGTCGGCGTTGGCCGGCGGGGCTTATTCCTCCACCGTCACCACCTTCGTGCTGGCGCGCCGCTCGGTGGACGCCGCCTCGCCGCGGCTGTATTCCGGCGCCATCCTGATGGCGTCCGGCATGATGTATCTGCGGCTGATGGCCTTCCTCGCCCTGTTCAATCCGGCCTTGCTCAGCCGGCTATGGCAGCCCTTCTCCTTGCTGGCCGCGCTGGCCTTGCTGGGCGGGGCGGGATGGGCGCGCAGCGGCCAGGCGGACACGGCTAGGCCCGACGCAGCCCATCCGCCGAAAAATCCGCTGGAAATCGGCGCGGCGCTGATGTTCGCGCTGCTGTTCATCGCCATGCTGGCGGCCACGCGGCTGGCGGCGCAATACCTGGGCTCGGCCGGCGTCTACGCGCTGGCGGCGGTGATGGGCGTCAGCGACGTCGACCCCTTCATCATGAGCATCACCCAATCCACGCCGCAGCTGACGCCGCTCTCCCAGGCGGCCGCGGCGATCCTGATCGCCACCTCGGCCAACAACCTCGCCAAGGGCGTTTACGCGCTGTCGCTGGGTTCGCGCGCCGCGGGCAGGCAGAGCCTGGCGCTGTTGCTGGCGCTAGCCGCGCTGGGCTTGTCGGCCTTGCTGTGGGGATGA
- the metH gene encoding methionine synthase — MTKPLPHPVFQRLAQRILILDGGMGTMIQRHRLEEADYRGERFADWPCDVKGNNDLLALTRPDVIGGIHQAYLDAGADIIETNTFNATSIAMADYRMEGLVWEINQAAAKLVKDLCAAQTAKNPAKPRFCAGVLGPTNRTCSISPDVNDPGYRNVSFDELVASYTEAIDGLVAGGADLLLVETIFDTLNAKAAVFAIHQYFDERPGIARLPIMVSGTITDQSGRTLTGQTTEAFYNSLSHANAVSFGLNCALGPDLLRPYVEEMSRVSSTYVSVHANAGLPNAFGGYDLEPEKMGEYVREWAESGLINIVGGCCGTTPEHIAAIAQAVDGVAPRALPQIEAKCRLSGLEPFNIGDEDLFVNVGERTNVTGSRAFAKLILNGDYATALDVARQQVENGAQVIDINMDEGMLDAHAAMVRFLNLIASEPDIARVPIMIDSSKWEVIEAGLKCIQGKGIVNSISMKEGRDKFVEQARLIRRYGAAVIVMAFDETGQADTYARKVEICDHSYRILVDEVGFPPEDIIFDPNIFAVATGIDEHARYGLDFIEATGWIKQHLPHAKISGGVSNVSFSFRGNNKVREAIHAVFLYHAIQRGMTMGIVNAGALEVYDEVDAELRDRIEDVVLMRHPKDGGDATERLIELAEKFKGEAVGDKKVEDLAWRSLPVEKRLEHALVKGITTYIVEDTEEVRLKCERPIHVIEGPLMDGMNVVGDLFGAGKMFLPQVVKSARVMKAAVAHLEPFIEEEKIRLGLSDAPAKGVIIMATVKGDVHDIGKNIVGVVLRCNNYKVIDLGVMVPCQKILDAAIEHKADIIGLSGLITPSLEEMSHVAKEKQRQGFDIPLLIGGATTSKVHTAVKIAPHYQHPVVYVPDASRAVGVCSNLLSDTLKDGFVAENLAEQQRAREGHANKANRKVVSLEAARANKEKIDWADYVPPQPQWLGVRRFENYPLAEIAAYIDWTPFFQSWELAGRFPRILDDEIVGESARALYVDAQAMLKQIVDENWLAANAVIGLFPANSVNHDDIEIRSADGQPLMTWVGLRQQLPKTDGKANWALADYVAPKDSGVDDYIGAFAVTAGIGIEPHVRRFEDANDDYSAILLKALADRLAEAFAELMHARMRREFWGYAADEHIDNEGLIDELYRGVRPAPGYPACPDHTVKTDLFKLLDAPAIGMTLTEGYAMLPTAAVSGFYFSHPASRYFGVGKVEKDQVTSYAERRGVSIEQAERDLAPNLGYDA; from the coding sequence ATGACAAAGCCATTGCCGCATCCTGTTTTTCAGCGCCTAGCCCAACGCATTCTGATTCTGGATGGGGGCATGGGCACCATGATCCAGCGCCACCGGCTGGAAGAGGCCGATTACCGCGGCGAGCGTTTTGCCGACTGGCCGTGCGACGTCAAAGGCAACAACGACCTGCTGGCGCTGACCCGTCCCGACGTGATCGGCGGCATCCACCAGGCTTACCTCGACGCTGGCGCCGACATCATCGAGACCAATACTTTCAACGCCACCTCGATCGCGATGGCCGATTACCGGATGGAAGGGCTGGTGTGGGAGATCAACCAGGCAGCCGCCAAATTGGTTAAGGATCTTTGCGCGGCGCAAACGGCGAAGAATCCGGCCAAGCCGCGCTTCTGCGCCGGCGTGCTCGGCCCCACCAACCGCACCTGTTCGATCAGCCCGGACGTCAACGACCCCGGCTACCGCAACGTCAGCTTCGACGAGCTGGTGGCAAGCTATACCGAGGCGATAGACGGCCTGGTGGCCGGCGGCGCCGACTTGCTCTTGGTCGAAACCATTTTCGACACGCTGAACGCCAAGGCGGCGGTGTTCGCCATCCATCAATACTTTGATGAGCGGCCGGGCATCGCCCGCCTGCCTATCATGGTTTCCGGCACCATCACCGACCAGTCCGGCCGCACGCTGACCGGCCAGACCACCGAAGCCTTTTACAACTCGCTGTCGCACGCCAATGCCGTGAGCTTCGGCCTCAACTGCGCCTTGGGCCCGGACCTGCTGCGGCCTTATGTCGAGGAAATGTCGCGGGTATCGTCCACTTACGTCTCCGTGCACGCCAATGCCGGCCTGCCCAACGCCTTCGGCGGCTACGATCTCGAACCTGAGAAGATGGGCGAGTATGTGCGCGAGTGGGCCGAGAGCGGGCTGATCAACATCGTCGGCGGCTGTTGCGGCACCACGCCGGAACACATCGCCGCCATCGCCCAGGCGGTGGACGGCGTCGCGCCGCGCGCGCTGCCGCAGATAGAGGCCAAGTGCCGCTTGTCCGGCCTGGAGCCGTTCAATATCGGCGATGAAGACTTGTTCGTGAATGTGGGCGAGCGCACCAATGTCACCGGCAGCCGCGCCTTCGCCAAGCTGATCCTCAACGGCGACTACGCCACCGCGCTCGATGTGGCGCGGCAGCAGGTGGAAAACGGCGCCCAGGTGATCGACATCAATATGGACGAGGGCATGCTGGACGCCCACGCCGCGATGGTGCGCTTCCTCAACCTGATCGCGTCCGAGCCGGACATCGCCCGCGTGCCGATCATGATCGACTCGTCCAAATGGGAGGTGATCGAGGCCGGGCTGAAGTGCATCCAGGGCAAGGGCATTGTCAACTCGATCTCGATGAAGGAAGGCCGGGACAAGTTCGTCGAGCAGGCGCGCTTGATCCGCCGCTACGGCGCGGCGGTGATCGTGATGGCTTTCGATGAGACAGGCCAGGCCGACACCTACGCCCGCAAAGTCGAGATTTGCGACCACAGCTACCGCATCCTGGTGGACGAGGTGGGCTTCCCGCCGGAAGACATCATCTTCGACCCCAATATCTTCGCCGTCGCCACCGGCATCGACGAGCACGCCCGTTACGGCCTGGACTTCATCGAGGCCACCGGCTGGATCAAGCAGCACCTGCCGCACGCCAAGATCTCCGGCGGCGTGTCCAACGTCAGCTTCAGCTTCCGCGGCAACAACAAGGTGCGCGAGGCCATCCACGCGGTCTTCCTCTACCACGCCATCCAGCGCGGCATGACCATGGGCATTGTCAACGCAGGTGCCTTGGAGGTGTACGACGAGGTCGACGCCGAATTGCGCGACCGCATCGAAGACGTGGTGCTGATGCGCCACCCCAAGGACGGCGGCGACGCGACCGAGCGGCTGATCGAGCTGGCCGAGAAATTCAAAGGCGAGGCGGTCGGCGACAAGAAAGTCGAGGATCTGGCCTGGCGTTCCTTGCCGGTGGAGAAGCGGCTGGAGCACGCGCTGGTCAAGGGCATCACTACCTATATCGTCGAAGACACCGAGGAAGTGCGGCTCAAGTGCGAGCGGCCTATCCACGTGATCGAAGGCCCGCTGATGGACGGCATGAACGTGGTCGGCGACTTGTTCGGCGCCGGCAAGATGTTTTTGCCGCAGGTGGTGAAGTCGGCGCGGGTGATGAAGGCCGCCGTCGCCCACCTGGAGCCGTTCATCGAGGAAGAGAAAATCCGCCTCGGCTTATCCGACGCGCCGGCCAAGGGCGTGATCATCATGGCCACGGTCAAGGGCGATGTGCACGATATCGGCAAGAACATCGTCGGCGTGGTGCTGCGCTGCAATAACTACAAGGTGATCGACCTGGGCGTGATGGTGCCGTGCCAGAAGATTCTCGACGCCGCCATCGAGCACAAGGCCGACATCATCGGCCTGTCCGGCCTGATCACCCCCAGCCTGGAAGAAATGAGCCACGTGGCCAAGGAAAAGCAGCGCCAGGGTTTCGACATCCCGCTGCTGATCGGCGGCGCCACCACCTCCAAGGTGCACACCGCGGTCAAGATCGCGCCGCACTACCAGCACCCGGTGGTCTACGTGCCGGACGCCAGCCGCGCGGTGGGCGTCTGCTCCAATCTGCTGTCCGATACTTTGAAAGACGGCTTCGTCGCCGAAAACCTGGCCGAGCAGCAGCGCGCGCGCGAAGGCCACGCCAACAAGGCCAACCGCAAGGTGGTCAGCCTAGAGGCCGCGCGCGCCAACAAGGAAAAAATCGACTGGGCCGATTATGTGCCGCCCCAGCCGCAATGGCTGGGCGTGCGCCGCTTTGAAAACTATCCGCTGGCCGAAATCGCCGCCTACATCGACTGGACGCCGTTCTTCCAGAGCTGGGAGCTGGCCGGCCGCTTCCCGCGCATTCTCGACGACGAGATCGTCGGCGAATCGGCGCGCGCGCTGTACGTCGACGCGCAGGCGATGCTCAAGCAGATTGTCGACGAGAACTGGCTGGCGGCCAATGCGGTGATCGGCCTGTTCCCGGCCAATAGCGTCAATCACGACGACATCGAAATCCGTTCGGCCGACGGCCAGCCGCTGATGACCTGGGTCGGCCTGCGCCAGCAGCTGCCCAAAACCGACGGCAAGGCCAACTGGGCGCTGGCCGACTACGTCGCGCCCAAGGACAGCGGCGTCGATGACTATATCGGCGCTTTCGCTGTCACCGCCGGCATCGGCATTGAGCCGCATGTGAGGCGCTTCGAAGACGCCAACGACGACTACTCCGCCATCCTGCTGAAGGCGCTGGCCGACCGCCTGGCCGAGGCCTTCGCCGAACTGATGCACGCCCGCATGCGGCGAGAGTTCTGGGGCTACGCCGCCGATGAGCACATCGACAACGAAGGCTTGATCGACGAGCTCTATCGCGGTGTCCGCCCGGCGCCTGGTTATCCGGCCTGCCCGGACCACACTGTGAAGACGGACCTGTTCAAGCTATTGGATGCGCCAGCCATCGGCATGACGCTGACCGAGGGCTACGCCATGCTGCCCACCGCCGCCGTGTCCGGCTTCTATTTCAGCCATCCGGCATCGCGTTATTTCGGCGTCGGCAAGGTGGAGAAGGACCAGGTAACCAGTTACGCCGAACGCCGCGGCGTCAGCATCGAGCAGGCCGAACGCGACCTGGCGCCCAATCTGGGGTATGACGCTTGA
- a CDS encoding ABC transporter substrate-binding protein → MASPHMKWWFSALCLFASAAAAAPLRIGVSDSDAPPMAVLSPDGAKLTGGLSLDIGQLLAEELDMPPQFVILARKRVEPAIEAGKVDLICNANPDWFGNSARLQWSHEIYPLTERVLSLKGRPPIRQMEDLTGKRIGIQHGYHYPELEYLWSSNRSGKETEARFDLLFKSLEKQLSDVAIVTEFIYVWWARNHAEEASAFKLHPLVVSSHPTMCALSPQSHLKLDALNRAVDRLHKNGKLKAMLTRYQSAE, encoded by the coding sequence ATGGCCAGTCCGCATATGAAGTGGTGGTTTTCCGCGCTGTGCCTGTTCGCCTCCGCCGCAGCCGCCGCGCCGCTGCGCATCGGAGTGTCCGACAGCGACGCGCCGCCCATGGCCGTGCTGTCGCCCGACGGCGCCAAATTGACAGGCGGGCTATCGCTCGATATCGGCCAGTTGCTGGCCGAAGAGCTCGATATGCCGCCGCAATTCGTCATCCTGGCGCGCAAACGGGTGGAGCCGGCCATCGAAGCCGGCAAGGTCGACCTCATCTGCAACGCCAACCCCGACTGGTTCGGCAACTCCGCCCGCCTGCAATGGAGCCATGAGATCTATCCGCTGACCGAGCGGGTGCTGTCCTTGAAAGGCCGGCCGCCGATCCGGCAAATGGAGGATTTGACCGGCAAACGCATCGGCATTCAACATGGCTACCACTACCCCGAGCTGGAATATCTGTGGTCCAGCAACCGCAGCGGCAAGGAAACCGAAGCCCGTTTCGATCTATTGTTCAAATCGCTGGAAAAGCAATTGAGCGATGTCGCCATCGTCACCGAATTCATCTATGTCTGGTGGGCTCGCAACCACGCAGAGGAAGCCTCCGCTTTCAAACTGCATCCGCTGGTGGTTTCGTCCCACCCCACCATGTGCGCCTTGTCGCCGCAATCCCATTTGAAGCTGGACGCCTTGAACCGCGCGGTGGACCGGCTGCACAAGAACGGCAAGCTCAAAGCGATGCTGACCCGCTATCAATCGGCGGAATGA